The Pseudomonadota bacterium region GCGCGGTACAGGTCGCGCACCACCTCGGCCACCTGGACGGGATCGCCGGAATTGATCTTGGCCTCGTATTCCTGGGCGCGGCGACTCCACATGATGCGGCGCACCTTCGCCTTGCCCTGCAGGGTTTTCAGCGCGTCTGTCAGCCTGTCTTTCGAGCTGAGCCTGCGCAGGCCGGCAGCCTTGGCCTTGCCCACCGGTATCTTCAGGGTCATGCGGTTGTTTTCAAAGAAAATGGCGTAGAAAGTCACGTCCGTGCCGCCGATGGAATATGTCTCGATCTTTTCGAGTCGCCCCACCCCGTGGGAAGGATAGACCACAAGGTCACCGGGGGAAAAATCAAGCTTCTGGGGCATAGGGACGGCTCCCGCTTCTGTTCTGTTCAGGGTTTTCAGG contains the following coding sequences:
- a CDS encoding CarD family transcriptional regulator is translated as MPQKLDFSPGDLVVYPSHGVGRLEKIETYSIGGTDVTFYAIFFENNRMTLKIPVGKAKAAGLRRLSSKDRLTDALKTLQGKAKVRRIMWSRRAQEYEAKINSGDPVQVAEVVRDLYRAADQPEQSYSERQIYQAALERLAREYAAVEKIDGEKAIERLEAQINKARGKVAA